Below is a window of Pelomicrobium methylotrophicum DNA.
GAGAACATCTACGAAGAAGGCGGTACGGTGGTCATGGTCACCCATGATCCTGAGCTGGGCCGCCGGGCCCGGCGGAGAATAGTCATCCACGACGGCAGGATTCAAGAGGAGGCCTCGGACTTATTCGCTTGAGGCCGGGGAGAGGAGTAATTTTCCGATGGACCGGGTGCCTGGGACCATTTCTCTGCCGGTGGAAAACCGCCGTCGACGCCGCCATCGTCGGGCCCTTCTCGCCGCCGTCCTTGCCGCAACCGGCGCACTCATCGGCGCGGATCTCCTGGTGAGCTATTACCAGGAACGCCTACTGGCGAGCCGCAATGAGGCCAGAACCAGGCTTGAAAGGCTCGCCTGGTTTCATCTCCGGGCAGACGTTCAGGACATCACCTACACTCCCGACGGCAAATACCGGCTCGTGCTGTGGATGGAAAACGCTTTTCCCGAGCAAGCGCTGTACGTGATGGTTCCCACGGTGCGTGCCTTCGTCCAGGTTGGACCTCAATGGAAGGAGGTATCCATTTCAGCGCCAGCGGACACCCGGCTAACCGAAGGTATGGTGATTCCTCTCCGAGAGAGGATCACCCTAGAGAGGATCGTGGATATCCAGGTGAAGGACTACTTCGAGCTCCTGCCCGGCTATATGCACGTAAAGTTCGACAACACCATGTTGATCGCCCTAGGTCCAGAGCCCAAGGACGAAAATGAAATCGTGGAGCGCACCGACAACTACTACGTGCATTTGAAGCCTTACGACGCGGACGATGAGCGGCTACGCCAGCTCAATAGGTTCCATCCCAGTATGCCGGTTCCCATCTACATCGGCATGCCGCCGCACTAGGCGGATTTCACCGACCTAACCAAGAAGTCGCCATGGGCTCCTTTCTAGCAGCTTCTCTCTTCCTGATAGCCCTCATGGTATCGGGCTGCAGTTCCGGCGAGGGACCCCTGGAAATAAAAGTCTACCGCACCTACATCGCGGCACAGGTTCAGGACGCTACACCGGCAGTGATGAGTGTCGAAGTGGAGTTAGAAAATCGAGGGAAAGAGGCAATACATCTCGACTATGGCTCAGTGCAGCTCATCACCCTTGGAGGAGAGCGCCAATCATTGCGCGTATTTCTTCAGGCCCTCAAGCAACGGAAGAAAGGTGCCTCATCTTCGGATCAGGAAGCCTTGTTTCGAGTCCTGGAAAAAGTCGGCGTTGATCAACAACAACTCCAGGCGCTCGCTGAAGACGTGGTAGAAATCCCGCCTGGGCACAGAATCAAGCGGATATTCCCATTCAGCCTGCACACGAAGACGACGCAGGGTACGTTGGAACTGAGGTACCACGACATGGCCAGCGATCGGGTGTTTCATTTGAGAAAGAAGATCTATCTTCAAGGTTGAGCCGTGGCGGACGCCGAGCCTTTTGCGCGCCATGCCAAACCCACCTACGTGGTGCCAGGCCCGACTGAAGCCAAGTGACACGGATCCTTGGTTTGACGACCCTTCAGCCCAGGATGCCCTGCCACCCGCCATTGTTGGCGCTTTTAAGAGGGTGGCATGAAACCCCTGTCGTTAACAGTAAAATCCTAAAAAAAGAGTGCGAAATACAGGCT
It encodes the following:
- a CDS encoding ABC transporter; the encoded protein is MDRVPGTISLPVENRRRRRHRRALLAAVLAATGALIGADLLVSYYQERLLASRNEARTRLERLAWFHLRADVQDITYTPDGKYRLVLWMENAFPEQALYVMVPTVRAFVQVGPQWKEVSISAPADTRLTEGMVIPLRERITLERIVDIQVKDYFELLPGYMHVKFDNTMLIALGPEPKDENEIVERTDNYYVHLKPYDADDERLRQLNRFHPSMPVPIYIGMPPH